The window ggaacactgagaacacgagggttatgTTGTTCAGTCTTGTCGGCTTATGTCTATGGAGGAATCCCTTAaaggctacatctttattatgtaaTAGTGTAGAACAATAACCTTTGTTataatgaaccctaacatgagtatatataggcgactaaatcctaaactactagtacaagtaggagtgagattgggcctattacattgggctaatatatctaaTATATTTCTAACATAGCTAAAGGGTAATAGAGGGTTAAGATTTCTGAAAGTGATTTCTCTAAATGCTTTTTCCTTTCATCGATTTCATTTTTGTCACCATTGGCATGGTAGTACAGAATAAATGGCACATATGCTGGAGGAGCAAGTTGGTCTATGGATGAGGTTTTGTAACTCTTAAGGTGGGGTGGAGTTGGAGTTGGAGTTGCTGGTTTTATCAACTTCCTTGTTACAATTTGGACCTTCATATTCAATTCAACTCTGAATGTCTTGGCTTGAACACACTTTTTAGATGACAGACTGAACCTATATAAACATCTtatatttgttgatgattaGTAAGGTTAGAAAACTAGTGGTGGGGTGCTCCATCGTCTCATGTCGTGAGGTATGAGTTGTTTGCTTAATTTCTCATGGGGTTATGGATGCTATTTGATCAATTGGTTTCCCAGCTAACCAATGGAGACTCTCCACTGATTGTATCAATGACTCTCCACAAATGAACAATGCGTAAGAcaatcagaattttttttttctttttttttttttttgaaatgatgtGAGTCAATCACAGAAagaattgataataataataaagatattTTTCTTTAGTCTTCACTTGAATCAAAATTCCAATACGAATTCAAAGGTGGATTAATAATTCAATCCAATCCAGCTTCTATTTCCGTAAATCCAGCTCTCAGGTCGATGAGCTAGCAAACGAGTAGAtgttattaatataattttgtaactaatttATAATTAGTGTATATTCAtggatacaattaaaaacaatcgcaattaacatacacacatatacaatACATATGTTTTTACCTAGCTAGTAATTGACCGTGTATATTTATAGTATTACCAGTGGCGGAGCCACTTGATGACCAAGGGAGgcttgccccccccccccccccccccaaatttttggaaaaaataatttttttttgcaaaatatcttaaataatttgataattttcaaaCAACCTTATTATTTTTGCCCCCATACctaataatatacatacatatttaagaaagtctaaaaataaaataattttcatttaaataaaatacaatctatAAATACATGTGtaaacaaattacaataattaaacattcattatctttaaaatgaacatataggtattttaacaattatctcaacaaataaaagggaaaaaattgagttatgaagtattgtatattaatattttatacatttcatacaccaaaaaaaaaaatatatatatatatatatatatattatatatggcCCCCCCAAAGATAAATTCCTAATTCTGCCACTGAGTATTACataaatgacttataaatttgaattatttttagttacacGAAAATATGGCTCATAAAAGTAAAATCTTTCAACCTTTATTTTCttctataattttataaatagatttagatatatgattaagttttttatagtttatttatattagagtACTCCTTGTTTTTTACGTCGAACTAACTCATTtgacccaaaaattaaaaaatttagatgggATACGTAGCGCAAAATTAGGCtctaattaaaatccaatttaaaatttttttagatttttttctcaactttgactttaaataaatatatatgattagtATGTTTTGTTCATTATGTCGATCAAAGATAATCAAATGCAAATAATTTAAAGTGTGAGGAAAGTATCATAGTCAGGATTTATAGTTTGAAAAGAGTGAGATAAGATTAAAAGTAAAAGTGTTATTATGTGTATTTTCATTATCTTTTGGATGAATGCCTAATAGGGGTCTATTCGGAATCtgcttattttattaaaactgAAACtgtttgttgaaagtactataaataaaggtaaaaattagttgaaatagtacaatgagatctataaatagtaccaaaaagtgtaataagactcataataatagtaaaaataaactaaatagtaaaataagctaacttttaattatactttttttttcccaaatgtTTACAAATATttagagcatccgtagcagatgttgcaaaaattatgtcattttaccacatcaaagacctattttattattttaccacatcattttacaacatcccatttatcagatgttttatcattcaattctatatattaaaataatatttactaaacattaaaataatatattatcacatTCTCATTATCATCCACAACATCAaagtccaataaaataataatttttgattTACCACATCTGTCCGTaccattgcaaatttgcaatggtacaaacacaaatggtataattttacaacatttgcAATATCTGATGGGGAGCTGATTTTCCTGTTTGGTGTGGGATatatgccaaatatttagcatttggcacatatcccacatctactGTGGGTGCTCTTACAAGATATATATACCGAAACCTCGATATCTCAAAACCGCTCCACCGCCCCATGCTCCCCAAAGCACTTaactcctcttcttcttcttttccctaAAATAGGTGTCTTGTCCTTACTCATTATTTCAGTCTATCCTATTTTCTACAACTTTTAAGGTGTTAAGAAAAACAATGTAATTTCACGACATTCAGCTCCTagtattaatgaaatattcacctaaaatttattaaaatgtgtCCTCATAAAAATTAGGAGAAATTAAGTTCCTCACTCTACGTGAAGAGTCTTGTCTTCTCTCACTTACAAGGGGTGTGGGCCCTATCATGGATCCCCATAACTTAGTTTGCATTTTTGTCAAACATAGAAAAAGGACGATTAGTTACTTTGATCTCACGTTAGCCGATACACATGCATTGTAGTGAAACTTAAAGTTTTTGTAGAACTTGTGACTCCTTGCCTGCATGAGTcaggttgaaaaaaaatatatttataaaggtAAAATACTAAAATCCCACCCAACCCACGTGGCTCGGGTtagtttttcattattatttttcttccaaaTTAATTTGAGCATTACACATGACCAGTATTACAAACACTGTGAGTTGCGATTTTAAAGATCCaaattaaagtttcaaaatcaCTACAACAACAATGTAAGACTGAAAAAATGTTAAGAAATCTGTAAAAACATCATGCATGTTATAAGATATAACCACATGTTTTATTGACAACCAAGATGTAACAAACTAACCATTAATAGAAGTTGTTTGACATCCAAGACATTGCTGCGTTTGGAACGGACAAGATTGATTCTCACATGCATGTAGTTCTTGTGTAGTTTTCATAACCATATGTTCTGCTGACATCCAAGATAATACAACATTTGCATGCGATAGCGACCGAGTAGCTTACATGGAGTTCTTGGCCAAGGGTTGTGTACTTTCTATGTAATCACATGTACTTTTTCTCTCAATATTGGTTAACATAACCTTTAGAGGTCGCATAAATTAAGCCAACAGCCCAACTTTTATGAGGAGTAGAAAAGGTTGTTAACGTGTAAGGAAAATTTGTGCTAAAAAATGTGTATTCATAATGAACTTTTAATTCTCGTCTGCATTTTCATCTATCTTCCTTTCCATCCCTCGAtggtttattttataaattgaatttttttggtctaaattttttcaaattgtatCTTCTAAGttaaaagataatttattttattttatttttgagatttaattttGCTGATTTCATCTTTAAACTTTGTGGGCGGTTAACAAGTtttatgtttcctttttttggataatttgacAATTATAATAAAGAGGGATATTTAAGTCCTAAATGTctttattgaaaatatcaaaaagtaTTAACCAATTGAATTTTACAAGGTAATTGACCATTTTACATAAAGTGACTTGTGTTTCATGGTGCACGATTTGCATTGGTGCCATGCATGATATAAAGTTGGacattattgaattttctttgcaaTACCTGTCCTCATTACACCATGTTGGGTTCCTCAGCATGTATTGCAAAACCAAGCACCGCACACTGCAAACCTTGACTTTGTGTGTGCTTTTTTATCGGTTCTTTATTACCATTTGTTTGAATTTAGTGACTGTCATTATACTACACACTACAAGTGATATCAAAGCTTGGTTCAAGGTTTTGATGATAAGCATCAAGGTCGATCAAAGTGGACAAGTTCTACGGCAATGGCAATTTCTCTCTTTAACAAAGGTAGAATAAGGATCTCATAATCCAATAAGGTGTCCATGAGGCACTAcatggaaaaaagaagaagcctaAGATGATGTGTGGTGATGACTAGAAAGTGATGGATGACAAGAGAGTCAATGCATTTTTGTGAGATAATCTTAACCCctctattttataaaaaaaaccaaatcaataCAAGGATAAAATCTTATCCTTCTACGCAAAGGTAATCGgagggttttcttttttaaaattagtagaGACTGAAGGGGAAAGAGTGATGCCGTTTAAACCATAGACATGGATCatcaaaaataatgttattattaCTGAATTATCACTTAAATTGTATAAACAGAGGTATTTAACcttttatccctttttttcttttatttcttatcACCCCTATGAAACAAATCCTAAAAGTAGTTTCCAAAAAGGATATATGTAGATCACTTTTTCCCGAAGAGCGAAACCTAGTTTCTCTATCATAACAAACAAAACTAAGGTTAACACTATAGAGTAATATTCCTTTTAAAAATCCAACATGCATTAAATCATACCATACGAAAAATTAGTAACTTTTggaacaaaatatatttaatcaCTTTTTGTGGACACGGCCTATTGTGATTCAAGCAATGTCATTTTTACTCAAGTCCACCACTAATTCCATTTTTATTGttcactaatcaataatcataaCATGACATATCAACAGTTATGAAAAATTGTATTCCAGgactttttgaagaaaaaataattataaataaactcaaattttatactaattaAGGACCCATCATATTAAAATGCTTATTCCATTCTCCATTGTAAACATACATACTTGCTAAGAGCCTCGTAGCTTAGCTAGTTGACATTTCCAAGTGTTTCCATATAAGACATCTCGAGTTCAAATCTCACTCTCCCAAtcattgaattaatttttttttccaaagtaACATACATACAATTATTACAAGAGAAATTCAATTCATACATAATCTGAAATTAATTCTTATTAAGAGTAGAATTTATTACATACACTTTATTACACAcatatgaaaaagaaattgaaactaTGAGTACGGGTCatgattttcaaattaaaaatcatgACTTCAAGTCAGTACAGTTTTAGTAACTTTTTCCTGTGTGTGTAATAGCATATGTTTAATAACTTTTATCATCTTACTAAGAATTGTGTTTATTATACATACTCTATTACACACATAGTTACACACATGAAAAAACAACTGAAATTGTGAGTTGAAATCATgattttaagttaaaaatcGTGACTTCAAGTCACAATGACACAACTAGATTTGGGAGGTAAAGGCTTTAATCTCTGGATAATTCTGAAACAGAAGCATAGCTTGTTCATGCAAGCTCACCCATGCCTCAATTCCATCACCATCTTTGGTGTCAAACATACCAATTATTTCCATAGGAATAGATACAATGCTCATCCAAGCAGGCTTTCCCCAACCAAAATCCGCTTCATAGAAAGGGAACCTGCACCAGCTACTGAACATATAGATATCAGTCTCACCTCTTTCACGTTCTTTCCCGACCTCGCTTAAGGATTTAGTCAAAACAGAAACTAAATCATCCCCATTTTGTGGTTTCATGCAGTCATCAAGTCCATTTTTTATCGAATCTTCAAGAGCATTCACCAAGTCAGGCAACTCAAACTTGCTCTCATTGTCTCCACCAAATCGAGCATTGGCCACCATGTAGAAGTTCCCAAAAGAGTTATCCGGTATTGACAGAGCCGTCTTTCCACGCAGGTTCAATGAATGACATATAGTAGAGGCTCTCAAGTGCCCATGTCTAGCTTTATTCACAGCAATGAGAGCCTTCCATATAAGTGCTGTCACCACTATCACCCGTGAAGGTTGGCGTTTTGATAATGATTCAGAATCACCAGCACCACCTTTGGCAATGGCTTTCAGGCTTGATATTGCTGccttattgaacaaaaaccTTTTGGTGATGATTGGATTTGCACCAGGTCCAGGTTTCTTAGGTGGCACCATAGGCATGATATTCTCTCTTGGTGGAAAGAAAGAAGCCAAGTCAAAACTAGGGTGAATCACTTCATTGACCCCTTCTGCTTTGCATGCTTTAGCCCATGCATTGAAAAACGTAGTGGCTGTAATTCCATCAATTATAAAATGAGCACATTCCAGCGCAACGGCTAGCCCACCACACTCAAACATGTTGACTTGAACAAATGCCAAAGGAGTAGTTTCCGATGGCATTACATTGGGAACAAGAGAATTCAACAGTTCGGGTTTGAGTTCTCCTTGGAGAACTTGAGCAAGCTTTTCACTTACTTGGGCTTCCAAGTATTCCACCCCCTCATCATTACAATCAACTAGTTGCTTATCTTTGATGTATCTCCCAGCTAAAGGGTAATAGAGGGTCAAGATTTCTGAAAGTGATTTCTCCAAACGCTTGCTCCTTTCATCAACTTCATTTTTGTCACCATTGGCATCGTAGTACAGAATAAATGGCACATATGCTGGAGGGGCAAGTTGGTCTATGGATGAGGTTTTGTAACTCTTAAGGTGAGGTGGAGTTGGAGCTGCTGGTTTTATCAACTTTCTTGATGCAATTTTGACCTTCGTTCTCAACTCAACCATGTTGAACGTCTTTCAAGAGATAGGTTGGCTTTATTTAGTCTGGACTTGGTTTGAATATGCACTTTGTATACGATTGcacctatatatataaacatctTCTACTATTGTGAGTattattttgatgattttgtatgCTAGGTTAGGAAATTATTGGTGGGGTGGTCCATGGTGAGGCTTGTGGGAGTTGATTTCTTTCTCGTGGGCCTATGAATGATATTCAATTGATTTCCCAGCTAACTAATGGAGACTGTCCACTGATTGTAGCAATGACTCTCCATGCAAAGACGttgaaggaaaatattttcttatactCGTTTATATCTATTATGTTTGATTAATATCCATAATTGTTGTAAGAATATTCACATTTTACAACATGAAAGTAGACTTTAAAAGGGTGTAAAAATACCATtgtcccccaaaaaaaatgtgggtcaatcacaatattttaacaataaCAAAGATATTTTCTTTAGTCTTCACTTATATCAAAATTCCAGTATGAACTGCAAGGTGAATTGCTAATTCAATCCAACTCTTAGATGAGCTAGCATACGAGTGAGAAGttgttaatataattttgtaaatagTTTGTTTTGTTAATTATGTCGTTCGGAAATAATCAAATGCAATTAATCCAAAGTGTGAGGCTCGGGATTTTGCCTGAGAAGAGGAAGTCGATAAAAAATTAAGATGAAGTTaaaattattgttgttgttattattatcctATAATGTGTTTCTTTGGATGAATATTTTGCTTAATAGGTTTGAGGtatcttatcttttcttttctttttttattttctttttctgaataATAGATATGgtcctattttttttatgttaaaataaaaaataaaaagagttaatAGGTATGGCTATTGCCACCAACCCACTTAAATCCTACTTATAAATGGCGTGAGACCAACTATACAATAGTAGGGCTTGCCACAACTCAAATCTACAACTTCAAACTCTATCTAACTCGGATGGAAGAGAGGGAGGGTGTAGCTAgagatggcaatggggcggagTGGGGCCGAAGGATTGGGTCTTCGTCCCCGCCtcgcatggttttgtcttgccTCATCTCCGTCTCACCCTGTGCCCGCCCCTTGGGGCCCCGCGAAACCCCGTCTCACCccataaaactctactttttattaatttgccctacaactagtacaattttttttaatgaaacctatttcattaataaaaatatacttgaaattacaactaaatttgtcccatcaaataaaatcaatctttagaaaaaattgaataatatatccaagcatttaacaagacaatcaaaaaaaaaaaaatcacatagtgtaacacataacaaaataaaggcaaagaacCACAtcttagtaaaataaaata of the Quercus robur chromosome 10, dhQueRobu3.1, whole genome shotgun sequence genome contains:
- the LOC126703216 gene encoding acetyl-CoA-benzylalcohol acetyltransferase-like; translated protein: MVELRTKVKIASRKLIKPAAPTPPHLKSYKTSSIDQLAPPAYVPFILYYDANGDKNEVDERSKRLEKSLSEILTLYYPLAGRYIKDKQLVDCNDEGVEYLEAQVSEKLAQVLQGELKPELLNSLVPNVMPSETTPLAFVQVNMFECGGLAVALECAHFIIDGITATTFFNAWAKACKAEGVNEVIHPSFDLASFFPPRENIMPMVPPKKPGPGANPIITKRFLFNKAAISSLKAIAKGGAGDSESLSKRQPSRVIVVTALIWKALIAVNKARHGHLRASTICHSLNLRGKTALSIPDNSFGNFYMVANARFGGDNESKFELPDLVNALEDSIKNGLDDCMKPQNGDDLVSVLTKSLSEVGKERERGETDIYMFSSWCRFPFYEADFGWGKPAWMSIVSIPMEIIGMFDTKDGDGIEAWVSLHEQAMLLFQNYPEIKAFTSQI